In a genomic window of Rhinoderma darwinii isolate aRhiDar2 chromosome 10, aRhiDar2.hap1, whole genome shotgun sequence:
- the PRR19 gene encoding proline-rich protein 19: MSQDHRCRNESTYPPGQGPVTSSAAPDSGTFSIKGGLVKIHDCNTITACKVKRRKTKRDRNNAKFKSHTEIFKKKTFPRGVLQRHNMDGKIVFQSGMKDTGNSRQVFITENRLTQHQGIFNREIKSIDIGRLVNQVAEVDPTKTGTASSTVEANTKTPQIQGNLSLGLIPTPESKNQAVHYPPEIPSSISEPAPCNPRDQEIEKCQCCPQSDDNPNIIMTGSGTTTSPCRNEHTPILETADSIINMLNTQSLFPGRNLMSETRQALLKKVRQLHGTNSTTSAVPVQRKSDFNQKGNVHMYKDQGWECVGKGGVDISKTVPRTHRARHPIQNAPIQKAPIRFLPLPRDSPAHTLIKMVSQEEHLKLKDILPQPIHYGSDCNPSHQYQQMSSHRPPNMLNIHSSSLDPNLSRQDWKASSFCRVRKVGKVTSSPLNFSSPQVRWRLANDLPKDSSYARNNPPRNIRHILAPQVINQERESLRTPLEDISSERQNLPRVRMKESFLDDDNKTSDVFWRNRDQRSPTTKTFDISPSKIRLSYREQSPHRTYSASNFGSYHPVFPQMPDTCTHDSQDVFQLETVRELRETEGYKSSWEDGDLRPHGGTFETNMMPNRRHFHESSLNMWNPPSHLREKPDHRTHLENDGDIEWIHGKDWPHDRSHVEHYNPQRKIYLALSPPSVQQETPFPHGRSLRKGLINRSSPDAWVYPRMKLY, encoded by the exons atgtctcaagACCACCGCTGTCGTAATGAATCAACGTATCCCCCGGGCCAGGGCCCAGTTACTAGTTCTGCTGCACCAGACTCCGGAACCTTTTCTATCAAGGGCGGCCTGGTGAAGATCCACGACTGTAATACTATCACAGCTTGCAAAGTCAAGAGGCGAAAAACAAAGAGAGACCGAAACAATGCAAAATTTAAATCCCATACTGAAATCTTCAAGAAGAAAACATTTCCCCGTGGAGTGCTGCAAAGGCACAACATGGACGGAAAGATCGTTTTTCAATCCGGAATGAAAGACACGGGTAACTCTAGGCAAGTGTTCATAACTGAAAACCGTCTGACCCAGCACCAAGGGATCTTCAATCGGGAGATCAAATCTATTGACATTGGGAGACTTGTAAACCAGGTGGCGGAGGTGGATCCAACCAAGACTGGCACTGCCAGCAGCACAGTAGAGGCAAACACAAAGACCCCGCAAATCCAGGGGAACCTCAGTCTAGGCCTCATTCCAACACCAGAATCgaaaaatcaagctgttcattatCCACCAGAAATACCATCCTCTATATCTGAGCCTGCCCCATGCAACCCACGAGATCAGGAAATAGAGAAGTGCCAGTGTTGCCCTCAGAGTGATGATAATCCCAATATCATAATGACAGGTAGTGGAACCACAACCTCTCCTTGTCGAAATGAACACACACCCATTTTGGAGACAGCCGACAGCATCATAAACATGCTGAATACACAGTCACTTTTCCCTGGCCGCAACCTGATGAGCGAGACCCGGCAAGCTCTACTCAAGAAAGTGCGACAACTACATGGTACGAACTCTACTACTTCTGCCGTGCCTGTACAGAGAAAGTCTGACTTCAACCAGAAAG GTAATGTTCACATGTATAAAGATCAAGGATGGGAATGTGTCGGTAAAGGGGGAGTGGATATCAGTAAAACGGTCCCAAGAACCCACAGGGCAAGGCACCCGATACAGAATGCCCCGATACAGAAAGCCCCGATCCGGTTTCTACCATTACCCAGGGACAGTCCGGCCCACACACTCATAAAGATG GTGAGCCAAGAAGAACACCTGAAACTCAAGGACATTCTTCCCCAGCCCATCCATTATGGATCTGATTGtaacccctcacaccagtaccagcAAATGTCATCTCATCGCCCTCCCAATATGCTGAATATTCATTCTTCAAGTCTTGATCCTAATCTGAGCAGGCAAGACTGGAAAGCATCAAGTTTCTGTAGGGTGCGGAAAGTGGGGAAGGTGACCAGTTCACCATTGAATTTCTCTAGTCCTCAAGTTAGATGGAGATTGGCAAATGACTTGCCAAAAGATTCTTCATATGCGCGTAATAATCCACCACGCAATATCAGACATATCCTCGCACCGCAGGTTATTAACCAAGAGCGTGAAAGTCTAAGAACACCCTTAGAAGACATCTCCTCGGAGAGGCAAAATCTGCCGAGAGTGAGAATGAAGGAGAGTTTTTTAGATGATGACAATAAAACATCTGATGTCTTCTGGAGAAACAGAGACCAGAGGTCACCCACTACCAAGACCTTTGATATTTCTCCTTCCAAGATCAGGTTGTCTTACAGGGAACAAAGCCCACATAGGACATATTCCGCGAGCAATTTTGGAAGTTATCACCCTGTTTTCCCGCAGATGCCGGACACTTGTACTCATGACTCCCAAGATGTCTTCCAATTGGAAACAGTCCGGGAATTGAGAGAAACCGAAGGATACAAGTCCTCTTGGGAAGATGGAGACTTGAGACCACATGGTGGGACATTCGAAACCAATATGATGCCAAATCGAAGGCATTTTCATGAGTCCAGTCTTAACATGTGGAATCCACCATCTCATCTAAGAGAAAAACCCGATCACAGAACTCACTTGGAGAATGACGGTGACATAGAATGGATCCACGGTAAGGACTGGCCGCATGATAGGTCCCATGTAGAGCACTACAATCCGCAAAGGAAGATCTATCTAGCGTTGTCCCCACCATCTGTACAGCAGGAGACCCCTTTCCCACATGGGAGGTCTTTAAGGAAGGGATTGATAAACAGGTCAAGTCCTGATGCCTGGGTGTACCCAAGAATGAAGCTATACTAA